A region from the Variovorax sp. RKNM96 genome encodes:
- a CDS encoding aromatic ring-hydroxylating dioxygenase subunit alpha — protein MKTPTNAFPLNAWYAAAYDVEVRHALLPRTICNQKVVLFRRTDGQVAVLEDACWHRLMPLSLGRLEGDELVCGYHGLVYNSQGRCTHMPSQETLNPSACVRSFPVVEKHRFVWIWPGDPAKADPALVPDMHWNDDPAWAGDGKMIRVNCDYRLVVDNLMDLTHETFVHGSSIGNREVAEAPFVATHGDRSATVTRWMEGIDAPPFWGGQIRHARGYTGKVDRWQIIRFESPCTVNIDVGVAEAGSGAVPKNGDPGDRSKGVNGYVLNTITPETDKTCLYFWAFARNYCLGEQRLTHELREGVAGIFREDELVLEAQQKAMDDHPDHQFYNLNIDAGSMWARRLIDRMVEKEKPARAAIPIRPVEEKQAA, from the coding sequence ATGAAAACGCCCACGAACGCCTTTCCATTGAACGCCTGGTACGCCGCCGCCTACGACGTCGAAGTGCGCCACGCGCTCCTGCCCCGCACCATCTGCAACCAGAAGGTGGTGCTGTTCCGCCGCACCGACGGGCAGGTCGCCGTGCTCGAAGACGCCTGCTGGCATCGCCTCATGCCGCTGTCGCTCGGCCGCCTCGAAGGCGACGAGCTGGTCTGCGGCTACCACGGCCTCGTCTACAACAGCCAGGGCCGCTGCACCCACATGCCGAGCCAGGAAACGCTCAACCCCTCGGCGTGCGTGCGCAGCTTTCCCGTGGTCGAGAAGCACCGCTTCGTGTGGATCTGGCCCGGCGATCCGGCCAAGGCCGACCCGGCGCTGGTGCCTGACATGCACTGGAACGACGACCCCGCCTGGGCCGGCGACGGCAAGATGATTCGCGTCAACTGCGACTACCGGCTCGTGGTCGACAACCTCATGGACCTCACGCACGAGACCTTCGTGCACGGCTCGTCGATCGGCAACCGCGAAGTGGCCGAGGCGCCTTTCGTCGCCACGCACGGCGACCGCTCGGCGACCGTCACGCGCTGGATGGAAGGCATCGATGCGCCGCCGTTCTGGGGCGGCCAGATCCGCCATGCGCGCGGCTACACGGGCAAGGTCGACCGCTGGCAGATCATTCGTTTCGAAAGCCCGTGCACGGTGAACATCGACGTCGGCGTGGCCGAGGCGGGCAGCGGCGCAGTGCCGAAGAACGGCGACCCCGGCGACCGCAGCAAGGGCGTCAACGGCTACGTGCTCAACACCATCACGCCCGAGACCGACAAGACCTGCCTGTACTTCTGGGCCTTCGCACGCAACTACTGCCTCGGCGAGCAGCGCCTCACGCACGAGCTGCGCGAGGGCGTGGCCGGCATCTTCCGCGAGGACGAGCTGGTGCTCGAAGCCCAGCAGAAGGCGATGGACGACCACCCCGACCACCAGTTCTACAACCTCAACATCGACGCCGGTTCGATGTGGGCACGCCGCTTGATCGATCGCATGGTCGAGAAGGAAAAGCCCGCGCGCGCCGCGATCCCGATCCGTCCCGTCGAAGAGAAGCAGGCCGCATGA
- a CDS encoding GntR family transcriptional regulator translates to MKGAVVSPIEPGDTGSSQAVKAQLRLREMILAGELPGGARIAEVAISEQLGVSRTPVRSALMRLEQEGLLEALPNGGYAVRTFSERDVADAIELRGTLEGLVARLAAERGAAPVVLREARACLTRIDELLREPALDDAAFSRYVTHNEKFHALLCEMAGSPVIAQQLERVVNLPFASPSGFVIVQANSPAARDMLVIAQDQHLQVLDAIESGEGSRAEALMREHSRIARRNLREALHGTPTAEQRPLPGVQLIRRRG, encoded by the coding sequence ATGAAGGGCGCAGTGGTTTCCCCCATCGAGCCCGGCGACACCGGCAGCTCGCAGGCCGTGAAGGCGCAGTTGCGGCTGCGCGAAATGATCCTTGCGGGCGAACTGCCCGGCGGCGCGCGCATCGCCGAGGTCGCCATTTCCGAACAGCTCGGCGTGTCGCGTACCCCGGTGCGCAGCGCATTGATGCGTCTTGAACAGGAAGGCCTGCTCGAAGCGCTGCCCAACGGCGGCTACGCGGTGCGCACGTTCTCCGAGCGCGATGTGGCCGATGCCATCGAACTGCGCGGCACGCTCGAAGGCCTGGTCGCCCGGCTCGCGGCCGAGCGCGGCGCGGCGCCCGTGGTGCTGCGCGAAGCGCGCGCATGCCTGACCCGCATCGACGAGCTGCTGCGCGAACCCGCGCTCGACGACGCGGCGTTCTCCCGCTACGTCACGCACAACGAGAAATTCCATGCGCTGCTGTGCGAGATGGCCGGCAGCCCGGTTATCGCGCAGCAACTGGAGCGCGTGGTCAACCTGCCGTTCGCCTCGCCCTCGGGCTTCGTCATCGTGCAGGCCAATTCGCCGGCCGCGCGCGACATGCTCGTGATCGCGCAGGACCAGCACCTGCAGGTGCTCGACGCCATCGAATCCGGCGAGGGCTCGCGCGCCGAGGCGCTGATGCGCGAGCACAGCCGCATCGCGCGACGCAACCTGCGCGAGGCGCTGCACGGCACGCCGACCGCCGAGCAGCGCCCGCTGCCCGGCGTGCAGCTGATCCGCCGACGCGGCTGA
- a CDS encoding PDR/VanB family oxidoreductase, with protein sequence MKSDLQWMQAQVAALRDVTPTVREFELRPEAGFAVSYEPGAHLQVQVMTAQGRLQTRSYSLVGEGDGQCWRIAVKRLDDGRGGSLAMWQLAPGDRLQVSAPQNHFPLDLSAPGYLLVAGGIGITPLVLMAQRLGAHAKRSGVPVKMLYGARHAGEFGYLPHLQEALGEGVVAHEGAAPIDFAAAIAELPPGGQLYTCGPVPMLEAVKRAWEAAGRAPADLRFETFGSSGRLATQAFTVRIPRHDLAITVPADCTLLEALDAAGVQTLWDCKRGECGLCAMDVLAVDGEVDHRDVFLSADEKAATTRICACVSRAVGTLTLDSAYRAD encoded by the coding sequence ATGAAAAGCGATCTTCAATGGATGCAGGCGCAGGTCGCTGCGCTGCGCGACGTCACCCCCACGGTGCGCGAGTTCGAACTCCGGCCCGAGGCGGGCTTTGCCGTGTCGTATGAACCCGGCGCCCACCTGCAGGTGCAGGTGATGACGGCGCAGGGCAGGCTGCAGACCCGCTCGTACTCGCTGGTCGGCGAGGGCGACGGCCAGTGCTGGCGCATCGCGGTCAAGCGCCTGGACGACGGCCGCGGTGGCTCGCTCGCCATGTGGCAACTGGCGCCCGGCGACCGCCTGCAGGTGAGCGCGCCGCAAAACCACTTTCCGCTCGACCTCTCCGCGCCCGGCTACCTGCTGGTGGCGGGCGGTATCGGCATCACGCCGCTGGTGCTGATGGCGCAGCGCCTGGGCGCCCATGCAAAGCGCAGCGGCGTGCCGGTGAAGATGCTCTACGGCGCCCGCCATGCCGGCGAATTCGGCTATCTCCCGCACTTGCAGGAGGCGTTGGGCGAAGGCGTCGTCGCGCACGAAGGCGCGGCCCCCATCGACTTTGCCGCCGCCATCGCCGAGTTGCCGCCTGGCGGCCAGCTCTACACCTGCGGCCCGGTGCCGATGCTCGAAGCCGTCAAGCGCGCCTGGGAGGCGGCCGGCCGTGCCCCTGCGGACCTGCGCTTCGAGACCTTCGGCAGCAGCGGCCGCCTCGCGACGCAGGCCTTCACGGTGCGCATCCCCCGGCACGACCTGGCGATCACGGTGCCTGCCGATTGCACGCTGCTCGAAGCACTCGACGCGGCCGGCGTGCAGACGCTCTGGGACTGCAAGCGCGGCGAATGCGGCCTCTGCGCCATGGACGTGCTCGCGGTCGATGGCGAAGTCGATCACCGCGACGTGTTCCTGAGCGCCGACGAAAAAGCGGCCACCACCCGCATCTGCGCCTGTGTGTCACGTGCCGTGGGTACGCTCACGCTCGATTCCGCTTATCGCGCCGACTAG
- a CDS encoding ABC transporter substrate-binding protein, with translation MQRRHLIQTAGLSAIALSAALAAPFASAQDNKFKIGLILPMTGQSASTGRQIEAAARLYMAQNGDTVAGKKIELIVKDDTGLPDVTKRLAQELVVNDKVNVLAGFGLTPLALAVAPIATQSKTPEVVMAAATSSITEASPYIIRSSFTLPQVSVAMGDWAPKNGVKTVVTLVADYGPGNDAEKFFSERFQLNGGKVIEKLRVPLRNPDFAPFLQKVRDAKPDALFVFVPSGAGAAVMKQFLERGMDKAGIRMIATGDVTDDDQLNDMGDGALGVVTSHHYSAAHPSAANKKFVEAFQKANPKMRPNFMAVGGYDGMRVIYEALKTTKGQGGGEALLAAMKGQVFESPRGQVLIDAQTRDIVQDVYLRKVEKKDGQLYNVEFDVIKGVKDPGKAK, from the coding sequence ATGCAAAGACGCCATCTCATCCAGACCGCGGGCCTCTCGGCGATCGCGCTCTCCGCCGCGCTCGCGGCGCCCTTCGCCAGCGCCCAGGACAACAAGTTCAAGATCGGCCTGATCCTCCCGATGACCGGCCAGTCGGCCTCCACCGGCCGCCAGATCGAAGCCGCGGCGCGCTTGTACATGGCGCAGAACGGCGACACCGTGGCCGGCAAGAAGATCGAGCTGATCGTCAAGGACGACACGGGCCTGCCCGACGTGACCAAGCGCCTCGCGCAGGAACTGGTGGTGAACGACAAGGTCAACGTGCTCGCCGGCTTCGGCCTCACGCCGCTGGCCCTGGCCGTGGCACCGATTGCCACGCAGTCGAAGACGCCCGAGGTCGTGATGGCCGCGGCCACCTCCAGCATCACCGAAGCCTCGCCCTACATCATTCGCTCCAGCTTCACGCTGCCGCAGGTGTCGGTCGCCATGGGCGACTGGGCGCCGAAGAACGGCGTGAAGACGGTGGTGACGCTCGTGGCCGACTACGGCCCCGGTAACGACGCCGAGAAGTTCTTCAGCGAGCGCTTCCAGCTCAACGGCGGCAAGGTGATCGAAAAACTCCGCGTGCCGCTGCGCAACCCCGACTTTGCGCCGTTCCTGCAGAAGGTGCGCGATGCCAAGCCCGATGCGCTGTTCGTCTTCGTGCCCTCGGGCGCGGGCGCGGCGGTGATGAAGCAGTTCCTGGAACGCGGCATGGACAAGGCCGGCATCCGCATGATCGCCACCGGCGACGTGACCGATGACGATCAACTGAACGACATGGGCGACGGCGCGCTCGGCGTGGTCACCTCGCACCACTACTCGGCCGCGCACCCGTCGGCCGCGAACAAGAAGTTCGTCGAGGCCTTCCAGAAGGCCAACCCCAAGATGCGCCCCAACTTCATGGCCGTCGGCGGCTATGACGGCATGCGCGTGATCTACGAAGCGCTCAAGACCACCAAGGGCCAGGGCGGCGGCGAAGCGCTGCTGGCGGCCATGAAGGGCCAGGTCTTCGAGAGCCCGCGCGGCCAGGTGCTGATCGATGCGCAAACGCGCGACATCGTGCAGGACGTGTACCTGCGCAAGGTCGAGAAGAAGGACGGGCAGCTCTACAACGTCGAGTTCGACGTGATCAAGGGCGTGAAGGACCCCGGCAAAGCCAAGTAA
- a CDS encoding branched-chain amino acid ABC transporter permease has translation MLTILFDGIAYGMLLFVLAVGLAVTLGLMNFINLAHGAFAMAGGYLTVFAMQKLGMPFLACLPFAFIVVALAGALLERTLYRPMYGKPHLDQVLFSIGLAFMAVAAIDYFVGSSQQNVQLPEWLRGRTEIGDGALLLGMGHYRLFIIGVCAVLTVVLQLILSKTRFGSRLRAAVDDPRVAAGLGINVNIVFLLTFAVGSGLAGLGGALGAEILGLDPTFPLKYMIYFLIVVSVGGTSSITGPLAAALLLGIADVAGKYFIPKMGAFTVYLLMILILMWRPQGLFTRKGGR, from the coding sequence ATGCTCACCATTCTTTTCGACGGCATCGCCTACGGCATGCTGCTCTTCGTTCTCGCCGTCGGGCTGGCCGTGACGCTCGGGTTGATGAACTTCATCAACCTCGCGCACGGTGCCTTCGCCATGGCGGGCGGCTACCTCACTGTGTTCGCGATGCAGAAGCTCGGCATGCCGTTCCTGGCTTGCCTGCCGTTCGCGTTCATCGTCGTTGCGCTCGCCGGGGCCTTGCTCGAACGCACGCTCTACCGGCCGATGTACGGCAAGCCGCACCTGGACCAGGTGCTCTTTTCCATCGGCCTCGCCTTCATGGCGGTGGCCGCCATCGACTACTTCGTCGGCTCGTCGCAGCAGAACGTGCAACTGCCCGAGTGGCTGCGCGGCCGCACCGAGATCGGCGACGGCGCGCTGCTGCTGGGCATGGGGCACTACCGGCTCTTCATCATCGGCGTGTGCGCGGTGCTCACCGTCGTGCTGCAGCTCATCCTTTCGAAGACGCGCTTCGGCAGCCGGCTGCGTGCCGCGGTCGACGACCCGCGCGTGGCGGCGGGCCTGGGCATCAACGTGAACATCGTGTTCCTGCTGACCTTCGCCGTGGGCTCGGGGCTTGCGGGGCTGGGCGGTGCGCTGGGCGCTGAGATCCTCGGGCTCGATCCGACCTTTCCGCTCAAGTACATGATCTATTTCCTGATCGTGGTGTCGGTCGGCGGCACCTCGTCGATCACCGGGCCGCTCGCGGCCGCGCTGCTGCTCGGCATTGCCGACGTGGCGGGCAAGTACTTCATTCCGAAGATGGGCGCGTTCACCGTCTACCTGCTGATGATCCTGATCCTGATGTGGCGGCCGCAAGGGTTGTTCACGCGCAAGGGAGGGCGTTGA
- a CDS encoding branched-chain amino acid ABC transporter permease, whose translation MSAPSSSSSTATYESALLRTARWRPWEFVVWAVAFALPLVMPSHSLLVNEIAIVALFAMSLDLILGYTGIVSLGHAAFFGFGAYAAALFAKLVMPDPTVGLVFATVLSALLGLVASVTILRGSDLTRLMVTLGTALLLLELANKLDWLTGGADGLQGVVMGPVLGLFEFDLYGRTAAWYSLAVMLVLFLVMRRLVHSPFGATLKAIRDNRLRAMAIGIPVVSRLAVVYTVAAGIAGAAGALLAQTTGFASLDVLAFDRSADVLLMLVIGGVGWLYGGVAGAIVFKLLQNWLSAVTPQYWMFWIGLILVLLVLVGRDRLLKPWTWFGMGKKKGGAA comes from the coding sequence ATGAGCGCGCCTTCTTCCTCTTCTTCGACGGCAACCTACGAATCGGCCCTGCTGCGCACCGCGCGCTGGCGGCCGTGGGAGTTCGTGGTCTGGGCGGTGGCCTTCGCGCTGCCGCTGGTGATGCCCTCGCACTCGCTGCTGGTCAACGAGATTGCCATCGTCGCGCTGTTCGCGATGTCGCTCGACCTGATCCTCGGCTACACCGGCATCGTGTCCCTCGGCCATGCCGCGTTCTTCGGCTTCGGCGCATACGCAGCGGCGCTGTTCGCCAAGCTCGTGATGCCGGACCCGACCGTCGGGCTGGTGTTCGCGACCGTGCTCTCGGCGCTGCTGGGCCTCGTGGCCAGCGTGACGATCCTGCGCGGCAGCGACCTCACGCGGCTGATGGTCACGCTCGGCACCGCGCTGCTCCTGCTCGAACTGGCCAACAAGCTCGACTGGCTCACCGGCGGCGCCGACGGCTTGCAGGGCGTGGTGATGGGGCCGGTGCTGGGCCTCTTCGAGTTCGACCTGTACGGCCGTACCGCCGCCTGGTATTCGCTGGCGGTGATGCTGGTGCTGTTCCTGGTGATGCGCCGGCTGGTGCATTCGCCGTTCGGCGCGACGCTCAAGGCGATCCGCGACAACCGGCTGCGTGCGATGGCCATCGGCATTCCGGTGGTGTCGCGGCTCGCGGTCGTCTACACCGTGGCGGCCGGCATCGCCGGCGCGGCGGGCGCGCTGCTTGCGCAGACCACCGGCTTCGCCTCGCTCGACGTGCTGGCCTTCGACCGCTCGGCCGACGTGCTGCTGATGCTGGTGATCGGCGGCGTGGGCTGGCTCTATGGCGGCGTGGCGGGCGCCATCGTCTTCAAGCTGCTGCAGAACTGGCTCTCGGCCGTGACGCCGCAGTACTGGATGTTCTGGATCGGCCTCATCCTCGTGCTGCTGGTGCTCGTGGGGCGCGACCGCCTGCTCAAGCCTTGGACGTGGTTCGGCATGGGCAAGAAGAAAGGCGGTGCGGCATGA
- a CDS encoding ABC transporter ATP-binding protein gives MTTTDTVLSTQGLVMRFGGITATNNVTMELKRGARHALIGPNGAGKTTLINLLTGVLTPTEGRITLLGEDITTLAPHKRVARGLVRTFQINQLFDSMTPLETLALVVSQQKGIAAQWWRPLGGTKGIAERAGQLLEQFHLADVAKQQTKFMAYGKRRLLEIAIALACEPRVLLLDEPVAGVPAGEREELLQTVAALPADVSVLLIEHDMDLVFSFADRMTVLVNGTLLTEGDPETIANDPKVKEVYLGHGTENAHV, from the coding sequence ATGACCACCACCGACACCGTGCTTTCGACGCAAGGCCTGGTGATGCGCTTCGGCGGCATCACGGCCACCAACAACGTCACGATGGAATTGAAGCGCGGTGCACGCCATGCGCTCATCGGCCCGAACGGGGCCGGCAAGACCACGCTGATCAACCTGCTGACGGGCGTGCTCACGCCGACCGAAGGCCGCATCACGCTGCTGGGCGAAGACATCACCACGCTCGCGCCGCACAAGCGCGTGGCGCGCGGGCTGGTGCGCACCTTCCAGATCAATCAGCTGTTCGATTCGATGACGCCGCTGGAAACGCTGGCGCTCGTGGTGTCGCAGCAGAAGGGCATCGCCGCGCAATGGTGGCGGCCGCTCGGCGGCACCAAGGGGATCGCGGAGCGGGCAGGGCAACTGCTGGAGCAGTTCCACCTGGCGGACGTCGCGAAGCAGCAGACGAAATTCATGGCCTACGGCAAGCGCCGCCTGCTGGAGATTGCCATCGCACTCGCCTGCGAGCCGCGCGTGCTGCTGCTCGACGAGCCCGTGGCCGGCGTGCCCGCCGGCGAGCGCGAAGAGCTGCTGCAGACCGTGGCCGCATTGCCGGCCGATGTGTCGGTGCTGCTGATCGAGCACGACATGGACCTGGTGTTCAGCTTCGCCGACCGCATGACGGTGCTGGTCAACGGCACGCTGCTGACCGAGGGCGACCCCGAGACCATCGCCAACGATCCGAAGGTCAAAGAGGTCTATCTGGGCCACGGAACGGAGAACGCCCATGTCTGA
- a CDS encoding ABC transporter ATP-binding protein, whose protein sequence is MSELLRIENLSAGYGEAVVLHDVAFALGEGQTLALLGRNGTGKTTLINTLAGATRQHGGTIALGGQALHKLAPHQRAAAGIGWVPQERNIFKSLTVHENLTAVERPGKWNPQRVYEMFPRLAERKTNLGTQLSGGEQQMLAVGRALVLNPKLLLLDEPLEGLAPIIVEELLRAIRRITQDEGLAAIIVEQHPQAILAISDHAVVLDHGTIVHTDSAAALRSQPQVLERLLGVAR, encoded by the coding sequence ATGTCTGAGCTGCTGCGCATCGAGAACCTGAGCGCAGGCTACGGCGAGGCCGTGGTGCTGCACGACGTGGCGTTCGCGCTCGGAGAAGGCCAGACGCTCGCCCTGCTGGGGCGCAACGGCACGGGCAAGACGACGCTGATCAACACGCTGGCGGGCGCCACGCGCCAGCACGGCGGCACCATCGCGCTTGGTGGGCAGGCGCTGCACAAGCTGGCACCGCATCAACGTGCCGCGGCAGGCATCGGCTGGGTGCCGCAGGAGCGCAACATCTTCAAGTCGCTCACGGTGCACGAGAACCTGACGGCCGTGGAGCGTCCGGGCAAGTGGAACCCGCAACGCGTCTACGAGATGTTCCCGCGCCTGGCCGAACGCAAGACGAACCTCGGCACGCAGCTCTCGGGTGGCGAGCAGCAGATGCTGGCTGTCGGCCGTGCGCTGGTGCTGAACCCCAAGCTGCTGCTGCTCGACGAACCGCTCGAAGGCCTCGCGCCGATCATCGTGGAAGAACTCCTGCGCGCCATCCGCCGCATCACGCAGGACGAAGGGCTGGCCGCGATCATCGTGGAGCAGCACCCGCAGGCGATCCTCGCGATTTCCGACCACGCGGTGGTGCTCGACCACGGCACCATCGTCCACACCGACAGCGCGGCGGCATTGCGCAGCCAGCCCCAGGTGCTCGAACGGCTGCTGGGCGTGGCGCGGTAG
- a CDS encoding tannase/feruloyl esterase family alpha/beta hydrolase, which produces MAIPKTVFCGGAMLAAAALLAACGTPTGPRALTLGGEPATACAALAAPIAPAAIGLPSGAATVDSATLVAASPLAVAERGPSPAARITPVTPAHCKVLGRIAPLDASAPPILFQVNLPLAWNGRSVQYGGGGFNGVLITGLSLVPAGRFDQPTPLAQGYVTYGTDSGHQNVQGQPPQAFALNDEALANFAHASYKKVRDVAVALMQRAYGQAPQKLYFMGSSEGGREALTMAQRYPQDFDGIFSRVPVINWTGLQHAGTRNGIATFGEGWLRPAQVQLVHNAVLAACDAADGATDRIVSNPVACLQRFDPATLRCAAGTSGDSCLNDAQVQAVRTLRSPWRAPVPLAHGVTEYPGWGIGGEGTPAFASMGGWNAWWTGTAAPTVPPQPSNGIAWFYGSGALQYFYARNPSLDVRNYRAEDFAARIATVSQLMDSTNPDLAAFNARGGKLLMLEHMADYAQSPFAGIRYYESVVARMGRDNVDRFMRLYTAPGVDHVGSGAPANVDMLGALADWVERGRAPAGLQLAEQEVQPPFKTIRARPLCEWPLWPRYVSGDASQAASFQCSK; this is translated from the coding sequence ATGGCGATCCCGAAGACAGTGTTTTGCGGGGGCGCCATGCTGGCGGCCGCCGCGTTGCTCGCCGCGTGCGGCACCCCCACCGGGCCGAGGGCGCTCACGCTCGGCGGCGAGCCGGCGACGGCCTGCGCGGCCCTAGCTGCGCCGATCGCACCCGCTGCGATCGGCCTGCCGAGCGGCGCCGCAACCGTCGACTCGGCGACCCTCGTTGCCGCATCCCCGCTGGCGGTCGCCGAGCGCGGGCCCAGCCCCGCGGCGCGCATCACGCCGGTGACGCCCGCGCACTGCAAGGTGCTCGGGCGCATCGCACCGCTCGATGCGAGCGCGCCGCCGATCCTGTTCCAGGTCAACCTGCCGCTCGCATGGAACGGGCGCAGCGTGCAGTACGGCGGCGGTGGCTTCAACGGCGTGCTGATCACCGGCCTCTCGCTGGTGCCGGCCGGCCGCTTCGACCAGCCCACGCCGCTCGCGCAGGGCTATGTGACCTACGGCACCGACTCGGGCCACCAGAACGTGCAGGGCCAGCCGCCGCAGGCCTTTGCGCTGAACGACGAGGCACTCGCGAACTTCGCGCATGCCTCGTACAAGAAAGTGCGCGACGTGGCGGTGGCGCTGATGCAGCGCGCTTATGGGCAGGCGCCGCAAAAGCTGTATTTCATGGGCAGTTCCGAAGGTGGGCGCGAGGCGCTCACGATGGCGCAGCGCTACCCGCAGGACTTCGACGGCATCTTCAGCCGCGTGCCGGTGATCAACTGGACCGGGCTGCAGCACGCGGGCACGCGCAACGGCATCGCGACCTTCGGCGAAGGCTGGCTGCGGCCTGCGCAGGTGCAGCTGGTACACAACGCGGTGCTCGCAGCGTGCGATGCCGCGGACGGCGCAACGGACCGCATCGTGTCGAATCCGGTGGCATGCCTACAGCGCTTCGATCCGGCCACCTTGCGCTGCGCGGCGGGCACGAGTGGCGACAGCTGCCTGAACGATGCGCAGGTGCAAGCCGTGCGCACGCTGCGCTCGCCGTGGCGCGCGCCCGTGCCGTTGGCCCACGGCGTCACCGAATATCCGGGTTGGGGCATCGGTGGCGAAGGCACGCCCGCCTTCGCCTCGATGGGCGGCTGGAACGCATGGTGGACCGGCACCGCCGCACCGACCGTGCCGCCGCAGCCGAGCAACGGCATTGCGTGGTTCTACGGCAGCGGCGCGCTGCAGTACTTCTATGCGCGCAATCCATCGCTCGACGTGCGCAACTACCGTGCGGAAGATTTCGCGGCGCGCATCGCCACCGTGTCGCAGTTGATGGACTCCACCAACCCCGACCTCGCCGCCTTCAACGCGCGTGGCGGCAAGCTGCTGATGCTGGAGCACATGGCCGACTACGCGCAGAGCCCGTTCGCCGGCATCCGCTACTACGAGTCGGTGGTGGCGCGCATGGGGCGCGACAACGTGGACCGCTTCATGCGCCTTTACACCGCGCCCGGTGTGGACCATGTGGGCAGCGGCGCGCCCGCGAATGTCGACATGCTCGGCGCGCTGGCCGACTGGGTCGAGCGCGGCCGTGCGCCGGCCGGTTTGCAACTTGCCGAGCAGGAGGTGCAGCCGCCGTTCAAGACCATCCGCGCACGTCCGCTGTGCGAGTGGCCGCTGTGGCCGCGCTATGTGAGCGGCGATGCGTCGCAGGCGGCGAGTTTCCAGTGCAGCAAGTAG
- a CDS encoding putative quinol monooxygenase, with protein MSTVPLISIAVLKAKAGQREALRAALSALVPSTREEPGCLDYTLFELRDEPGSFYMRESFKDQAALDAHFATPYFQAFEKRFDELLAVPIRLVFLEKVA; from the coding sequence ATGAGCACCGTCCCTCTGATCAGCATCGCCGTCCTGAAGGCCAAGGCCGGCCAGCGCGAGGCGCTTCGCGCCGCCTTGAGCGCCCTGGTGCCCTCCACGCGGGAAGAGCCCGGCTGCCTCGACTACACCCTGTTCGAACTGCGCGACGAGCCCGGCAGCTTCTATATGCGAGAGTCGTTCAAGGACCAGGCCGCGCTGGATGCGCACTTCGCAACACCGTATTTCCAGGCATTCGAGAAGCGGTTCGACGAGTTGCTGGCCGTGCCGATCCGGCTGGTCTTCCTGGAGAAGGTCGCCTAG
- a CDS encoding DsbA family protein has translation MAAVSNGNTATLHYIFDPLCGWCYAAAPLVDAARGVPGLKVEFHGGGMMTGANRRAITPQWREYVMPHDRRIAELTGQPFGEAYFEELLRDTGAVMDSEPPTTAILAAETLREGGGLDMIHRLQHAHYVEGRRIADADVLKALAVELGFDAEAFASAFARLSGDATAAHIAASRQLLQRSGGQGFPTFVLTQPDGLAGRIDIGPWLGRADEWKAQLATLAAPPQSAAAPAVCGPDGCAI, from the coding sequence GTGGCCGCAGTGAGCAACGGCAACACCGCCACACTGCACTACATCTTCGATCCGCTCTGCGGCTGGTGCTATGCCGCCGCGCCGCTGGTCGATGCGGCGCGCGGCGTGCCGGGGCTGAAGGTCGAGTTCCACGGTGGCGGGATGATGACCGGCGCGAACCGCCGTGCGATCACTCCGCAATGGCGCGAGTACGTGATGCCGCACGACCGGCGCATCGCCGAACTCACGGGCCAGCCGTTCGGCGAGGCCTACTTCGAGGAGCTGCTGCGGGACACCGGCGCAGTGATGGACTCCGAACCGCCCACCACCGCGATCCTCGCGGCCGAGACGCTGCGCGAAGGCGGCGGGCTCGACATGATTCATCGCCTGCAGCACGCCCACTACGTCGAAGGCAGGCGCATCGCCGATGCGGATGTGCTCAAGGCCTTGGCCGTTGAACTCGGCTTCGATGCCGAGGCTTTCGCGTCAGCCTTCGCGCGCCTCTCGGGCGATGCCACGGCGGCACACATCGCCGCGAGCCGCCAGTTGCTGCAACGCTCAGGCGGCCAAGGCTTTCCTACCTTCGTGCTGACCCAGCCCGATGGCCTCGCAGGCCGCATCGACATCGGCCCCTGGCTCGGTCGCGCGGATGAATGGAAGGCGCAGCTCGCCACGCTGGCCGCGCCGCCGCAATCCGCAGCAGCGCCCGCCGTGTGCGGGCCCGACGGCTGCGCGATCTAG